The proteins below come from a single Parageobacillus thermoglucosidasius genomic window:
- a CDS encoding ABC transporter ATP-binding protein: MAVEILQVENVKKHFKIGPNQTVKSVDGISFSIRKGETFGLVGESGSGKSTLGKTIVGLYPATSGNIRFDGHELGGLDRHTQKKLNREMQMIFQDPHASLNPRMRVGDIIAEGIDAHHLAKGKERQELVYHLLERVGLHPEHAERFPHEFSGGQRQRIGIARALAVKPKFIVADEPISALDVSIQAQVVNLLDDLKREENLTYLFIAHDLGMVKHISDRIGVMYLGKMMEIAESSDLFEEPLHPYTQALLSAIPIPNPRLARKRERIVLSGDPPSPVHPPSGCRFRTRCPYAMDICSKMEPAWREVKKNHWTACHLYNQ; this comes from the coding sequence ATGGCTGTGGAGATTCTTCAAGTAGAAAATGTAAAAAAGCATTTTAAGATCGGGCCTAACCAAACGGTAAAATCGGTAGACGGGATTTCCTTCTCGATTCGCAAAGGAGAAACGTTTGGATTAGTCGGCGAAAGCGGAAGCGGAAAATCGACGTTAGGAAAAACGATTGTCGGTCTTTATCCTGCCACTTCAGGCAACATCCGTTTTGACGGCCATGAATTAGGGGGCTTAGATAGGCATACGCAAAAAAAATTGAATCGAGAAATGCAAATGATTTTCCAAGACCCGCACGCATCATTAAATCCGCGAATGAGGGTGGGCGACATTATTGCGGAAGGGATTGATGCCCATCATTTGGCAAAAGGAAAAGAAAGGCAGGAATTAGTGTATCACCTTCTTGAAAGAGTGGGGCTGCATCCTGAGCACGCTGAACGGTTTCCTCACGAATTTAGCGGGGGGCAAAGACAACGGATTGGCATCGCGCGTGCATTGGCGGTAAAACCGAAATTTATTGTCGCCGATGAGCCGATCTCTGCTTTAGATGTTTCGATTCAAGCGCAAGTAGTTAACTTGCTCGATGATTTAAAACGAGAAGAAAATTTAACCTATTTGTTTATCGCGCATGATCTGGGAATGGTAAAACATATTAGCGACCGGATAGGAGTGATGTATCTTGGAAAAATGATGGAAATTGCAGAAAGTTCTGATTTATTTGAAGAACCGTTGCATCCTTATACACAAGCGCTTTTGTCAGCGATTCCGATCCCAAATCCAAGATTAGCTAGAAAAAGGGAAAGAATCGTTCTCTCAGGAGATCCACCTAGTCCTGTCCATCCTCCAAGCGGCTGTAGATTTCGAACAAGATGCCCATATGCCATGGACATTTGTTCCAAAATGGAGCCAGCTTGGAGAGAAGTGAAGAAAAACCATTGGACTGCTTGCCATTTGTATAATCAATAA
- a CDS encoding ABC transporter ATP-binding protein, producing MNHLLEVEHLKVTFPTYGGEVQAVRDVSFSIDQGEVVAIVGESGSGKTVTVQTIMGLIPTKNIKAGNIRFNGKDIIHLSKKEMRKLKGSEIGMVFQDPMTSLNPTMKIGKQIAEGIRKHQKLSKAEAKQKAIELLRLVGIPNAEERYHQYPHEFSGGMRQRVVIAIALACNPKLLIADEPTTALDVTIQAQILDLMKDLQRKMGMSIILITHDLGVVAEMAQRVIVMYGGTVVETGSVFDIFENPKHPYTWGLLRSIPNLHDKEKKRLVPIDGSPPDLFSPPKGCPFAPRCPYAMEICVEKSPQEFDISNGHTASCWLNDPRAPKVEAFIAAGRE from the coding sequence ATGAACCATTTATTAGAAGTAGAGCATCTTAAAGTGACATTCCCGACATATGGCGGCGAAGTTCAGGCAGTGCGCGATGTTTCGTTTTCCATCGATCAAGGGGAAGTTGTCGCCATTGTTGGGGAAAGCGGAAGCGGCAAGACGGTAACCGTTCAAACGATTATGGGACTAATTCCAACGAAAAACATTAAGGCTGGAAACATCCGCTTTAATGGAAAAGATATTATCCATTTATCGAAAAAAGAAATGCGGAAATTAAAAGGTTCAGAAATAGGAATGGTTTTCCAAGACCCGATGACATCATTAAATCCAACGATGAAAATCGGAAAACAGATCGCAGAAGGGATACGGAAACATCAAAAACTGTCGAAAGCCGAAGCTAAGCAAAAAGCGATAGAGTTGTTGCGTCTAGTAGGAATTCCTAACGCGGAAGAAAGATATCATCAATATCCCCATGAATTTAGCGGGGGAATGAGACAGAGAGTGGTGATTGCGATCGCTTTAGCATGCAATCCGAAACTGCTTATTGCGGATGAACCGACAACGGCGCTAGATGTTACGATTCAGGCGCAAATTCTTGATTTAATGAAAGATTTGCAAAGAAAGATGGGGATGTCGATTATCTTAATTACGCATGACCTAGGCGTAGTGGCTGAAATGGCGCAGCGGGTTATCGTTATGTATGGCGGAACCGTAGTGGAGACAGGCAGCGTTTTCGATATATTCGAAAACCCTAAACATCCGTATACATGGGGGCTATTGCGCTCTATTCCGAATTTGCATGACAAAGAGAAGAAACGTCTAGTGCCGATAGATGGTTCTCCCCCGGATCTTTTTTCACCGCCAAAAGGATGCCCATTTGCCCCGCGTTGTCCATATGCGATGGAAATTTGTGTAGAAAAAAGCCCGCAAGAATTCGACATTTCGAATGGACACACAGCGAGCTGCTGGCTGAATGACCCGAGAGCTCCCAAAGTGGAAGCGTTCATTGCGGCAGGGAGGGAGTAA
- a CDS encoding enoyl-CoA hydratase, producing METIILSFSGNVAVLELNRPDSLNAMNEQMLKELLEALRQIEQSDALIVLIRGKGRGFSAGGDIKTMLSADDPERFPEIMNTIQEVIMSLYSMPKIVVSVVHGPAAGLGLSFALASDYVIATKEARLAMNFIGIGLIPDGGGHFLLAKRVGQVKAKHIIWEGKLMNAEEAYELGIVDIVVDDEAKAEEKIAEWQAKPLQAMIATKKLYVNLTKDELLKVLQFETEEQQKMRQTEDHQEGVRAFLEKRKPKFQGK from the coding sequence ATGGAAACGATCATTCTGTCATTTTCAGGAAATGTGGCGGTATTGGAGCTGAACCGTCCGGATTCGTTAAACGCGATGAATGAACAAATGTTAAAGGAGCTGCTCGAAGCATTGCGGCAAATTGAGCAAAGCGATGCGCTGATCGTTCTCATTCGCGGAAAAGGAAGAGGATTTTCCGCCGGCGGCGATATAAAAACGATGCTAAGTGCTGACGATCCAGAAAGATTTCCTGAAATCATGAATACCATTCAAGAAGTTATTATGTCGTTATACAGCATGCCGAAAATCGTCGTTTCTGTCGTCCATGGACCGGCGGCGGGGCTTGGACTAAGCTTTGCTTTAGCGAGCGATTATGTCATCGCCACGAAAGAAGCGCGCCTGGCGATGAATTTTATCGGCATCGGACTGATTCCAGATGGCGGCGGACATTTTCTTTTGGCGAAGCGAGTCGGACAAGTCAAGGCAAAGCATATCATTTGGGAAGGAAAACTGATGAACGCTGAAGAAGCGTATGAACTCGGCATTGTCGACATAGTTGTTGACGATGAAGCTAAAGCGGAAGAAAAAATCGCCGAATGGCAGGCAAAACCGCTGCAGGCGATGATCGCGACGAAGAAGTTGTACGTTAATTTGACAAAAGATGAATTGTTAAAAGTGCTTCAGTTCGAAACAGAGGAACAGCAAAAAATGCGGCAAACGGAAGATCATCAAGAAGGAGTGCGCGCCTTTTTAGAAAAGCGGAAGCCAAAGTTTCAAGGGAAATAA
- a CDS encoding Lrp/AsnC family transcriptional regulator, whose product MKYVIDELDRQIIKLLSNDGRMSFTEIASRLNVTEKTVRTRYKNLIDHEILEVVGVVNPIAIGIRAGAIIQLKVEPQKLSDVISRLKEMKEVRYITLTSGCYQLLIQIAVPSQDEITDVVKALNNIQGIVEMNTIIQLEVYKNTFDYI is encoded by the coding sequence ATGAAGTACGTGATTGATGAACTGGATAGACAAATTATTAAATTATTGTCTAATGATGGAAGAATGTCGTTCACAGAAATTGCTAGCAGATTGAATGTAACAGAAAAAACTGTTCGGACAAGATATAAAAACTTGATTGATCATGAGATTCTCGAAGTAGTGGGAGTGGTCAATCCGATTGCGATCGGAATTCGGGCAGGGGCCATCATTCAACTAAAAGTGGAGCCACAAAAATTGTCAGATGTCATTAGTCGATTAAAAGAAATGAAAGAGGTCCGCTATATTACGTTAACCTCTGGATGTTATCAGCTTTTAATCCAAATCGCGGTTCCGAGTCAAGATGAGATTACAGATGTGGTAAAGGCATTAAACAACATTCAAGGAATTGTTGAAATGAATACCATTATCCAACTCGAGGTGTACAAAAATACATTTGATTACATTTAA
- a CDS encoding IS1182 family transposase, which produces MYIYYNRDQLILPMDLEILIPKHHLCRIVDLAVEKMDPALLVSLYPGGGRPAYHPKMMLKVILYAYANRIYSSRQIAKQLKENIYFMWLSGHQTPDFRTINRFRSERMKDIIYETFFSIVDLLRQEGLVKLEDYFLDGTKIEASANKYTFVWRKSTEKYDQKLEEKFRKIVASIEQVVKEDEESEQEGDFQEKLEASPITSEKIEAVIEQVEEHLKKEPKNRTLKKAKQQLEQDILPRKKKYEEYKKVLGERNSFSKTDPDATFMRMKDDHMKNGQLKPGYNVQIGTENQFITGFSVHQRAGDAGCFIPHLEQLAAYGRPMPKRAIADSAYGSEENYTYCEKKQIVALIKYNTLDREQTKAWAKEIGRIENMTYDEELDEWICAKGERLVFVYKRKETTDNGYVIVKRTYRCTACAGCPFQAACAKGKDTKTIRVSLKNQQQRQEIRKRLSTEEGATTYRRRQIENEPVFGQIKHNQQFHRFSLRGLPKITLEWGLVCAAHNLRKWATTTDPTRKK; this is translated from the coding sequence ATGTACATTTATTATAACCGAGATCAACTCATTTTGCCAATGGATCTTGAAATTCTCATTCCCAAACATCATCTTTGCCGGATCGTGGATCTAGCCGTGGAAAAAATGGATCCAGCTCTGCTCGTTTCCCTCTATCCCGGCGGAGGCCGCCCAGCCTATCATCCGAAAATGATGTTGAAAGTCATCCTGTATGCCTACGCCAATCGGATCTATTCCTCTCGCCAAATCGCCAAGCAATTGAAAGAAAACATTTATTTTATGTGGCTATCCGGCCATCAAACACCGGATTTCCGCACCATCAACCGATTTCGGTCGGAACGGATGAAGGACATCATTTACGAAACGTTTTTCTCCATTGTCGATCTTCTGCGTCAAGAAGGGTTGGTCAAACTAGAGGATTACTTTCTGGATGGAACGAAAATCGAGGCCAGCGCCAACAAGTACACGTTCGTTTGGCGCAAATCAACGGAAAAGTACGATCAGAAGTTGGAGGAGAAATTCCGGAAAATCGTAGCCTCGATCGAACAGGTGGTAAAAGAGGATGAAGAGTCGGAACAAGAAGGAGATTTTCAAGAAAAGCTGGAAGCTTCACCGATCACGTCTGAAAAGATCGAAGCCGTGATCGAACAAGTGGAAGAACATCTAAAGAAAGAGCCGAAGAATCGCACGTTAAAGAAAGCAAAACAGCAATTGGAACAAGACATTCTCCCCCGTAAGAAAAAATATGAAGAATACAAAAAAGTGTTAGGCGAACGAAACAGTTTTTCGAAAACGGACCCCGATGCGACGTTTATGCGGATGAAAGACGACCATATGAAAAACGGCCAGCTCAAACCGGGATATAATGTGCAGATAGGGACAGAGAACCAATTCATCACTGGATTTAGCGTGCATCAACGGGCGGGGGATGCCGGATGCTTCATTCCACATTTGGAGCAATTGGCCGCCTATGGGCGTCCCATGCCTAAACGAGCGATTGCGGATTCCGCCTATGGGAGTGAGGAGAACTACACGTACTGCGAGAAAAAGCAGATCGTCGCGCTGATCAAGTACAACACATTGGACCGGGAACAAACGAAAGCGTGGGCGAAAGAGATCGGCCGAATCGAGAACATGACGTACGATGAGGAATTGGATGAGTGGATTTGCGCGAAAGGGGAACGGCTGGTGTTTGTGTATAAACGGAAGGAAACGACCGACAACGGGTACGTCATCGTCAAACGGACGTATCGTTGTACAGCATGTGCCGGATGCCCGTTTCAAGCAGCATGTGCCAAAGGCAAAGACACGAAAACCATCCGCGTTTCCTTGAAAAATCAACAACAACGGCAAGAAATCCGGAAACGGCTGTCCACGGAAGAAGGGGCGACGACATATCGAAGACGGCAAATCGAAAACGAGCCGGTGTTTGGGCAAATCAAGCATAATCAGCAATTTCATCGGTTTTCATTGAGAGGCCTCCCAAAAATTACCTTGGAGTGGGGTCTAGTTTGTGCTGCCCACAATTTGAGAAAGTGGGCCACAACGACCGACCCAACAAGGAAAAAATAG
- a CDS encoding peptide ABC transporter substrate-binding protein yields the protein MKKTFASIFALLLLVSAVLTGCGSKGTSGDGAGKNIKQEITLNAMSEPPSLDPALASDTTSGWVIDHLFEGLYTKNQKGEPVLGAASDVKVSEDGKTYTFTIRDDAKWSDGDPVTAQDFEYAWKRVLDPKTGSPFAFYMYYIKGAEEYNKGKGSADQVGIKALDDKTLQIELNAPLSYFDKLLTMWTFYPVKKSLVESNPKWAAEAKGYVSNGAYRLTEWKHNSEVVIEKNQHYWNKDTINMEKVTWKMVNDATTYYQMYKTGELDLIATLPTDAVAQEKNNKEYKVVPYFGTYMFMFNVAKEPFNNVKIRRAFAMAIDRKAIVENITKSGEKPAYAFVPYGADTPDGDFREAGGAYFEENVKEAKKLLQEGMKEEGWSTLPEVTLIYNTAENHKKIAEAVQEMLKRNLGVKIKLANQEWKTYLETTAQSNFQMARMGWIGIFVDPTVILDYYLGDSPNNRTNWVNKQFDDLMAKAKVEQDDKKRYELLHEAEKILMTDLPFIPVYFYSQNYLTSPKFKGIVYPVNRYPDVRWAKKIAE from the coding sequence ATGAAAAAAACGTTTGCAAGTATATTCGCATTACTACTATTAGTTTCTGCTGTGTTAACTGGATGCGGAAGCAAGGGAACTTCAGGAGATGGTGCAGGCAAAAATATTAAACAAGAAATTACGTTAAATGCGATGAGCGAGCCACCAAGTTTAGACCCTGCCCTTGCATCAGATACAACATCAGGATGGGTTATCGATCACTTGTTTGAAGGGCTGTATACGAAAAATCAAAAAGGGGAACCTGTATTAGGAGCTGCAAGTGATGTAAAAGTATCTGAAGATGGAAAAACTTATACGTTTACGATTCGCGATGATGCAAAATGGTCTGACGGCGATCCGGTGACTGCTCAAGATTTCGAATATGCTTGGAAACGAGTGCTTGATCCGAAAACAGGGAGCCCATTCGCATTTTACATGTACTATATTAAAGGTGCCGAAGAATATAACAAAGGAAAAGGAAGTGCCGATCAGGTCGGAATTAAAGCTTTAGATGATAAAACGCTGCAAATTGAACTTAATGCACCATTAAGTTATTTTGACAAGCTGTTAACAATGTGGACGTTTTATCCGGTGAAAAAATCGCTCGTCGAATCGAATCCAAAATGGGCTGCTGAAGCAAAAGGATATGTAAGCAACGGAGCTTACCGATTGACTGAATGGAAACATAACAGCGAAGTGGTAATTGAAAAGAATCAGCACTACTGGAACAAAGACACGATCAACATGGAAAAAGTAACGTGGAAGATGGTCAATGACGCGACGACATATTATCAAATGTACAAAACAGGAGAGCTCGATTTAATTGCAACATTGCCAACAGATGCGGTGGCTCAAGAAAAAAATAATAAAGAATACAAAGTCGTTCCGTATTTTGGAACTTATATGTTTATGTTTAACGTAGCTAAAGAGCCGTTCAATAACGTAAAAATTCGCCGTGCGTTTGCCATGGCCATCGATCGTAAAGCAATTGTAGAAAACATCACGAAATCAGGAGAAAAACCAGCATATGCGTTTGTTCCATATGGGGCGGATACTCCGGATGGTGATTTCCGCGAAGCAGGCGGCGCGTACTTTGAAGAAAATGTCAAAGAAGCGAAAAAATTATTGCAAGAAGGAATGAAAGAAGAAGGTTGGAGCACACTGCCAGAAGTCACTTTAATTTATAATACGGCCGAAAACCATAAAAAAATTGCCGAAGCAGTTCAAGAAATGCTGAAAAGAAACCTTGGCGTGAAAATTAAACTGGCTAACCAAGAATGGAAAACGTATTTGGAGACAACAGCGCAATCGAATTTCCAAATGGCACGTATGGGCTGGATAGGAATTTTTGTCGATCCAACCGTTATTTTAGACTATTACTTAGGCGATAGCCCGAACAACCGCACTAACTGGGTAAACAAACAATTCGATGATTTAATGGCGAAGGCGAAAGTCGAGCAAGATGATAAAAAACGTTACGAACTTCTCCATGAAGCGGAAAAAATATTAATGACAGATCTGCCATTTATCCCTGTTTATTTCTATTCGCAAAACTATTTAACGTCGCCGAAATTCAAAGGCATTGTGTATCCTGTCAATCGTTATCCTGATGTACGCTGGGCGAAAAAAATAGCTGAATAA
- a CDS encoding ABC transporter permease, giving the protein MYIVKRLLTMIVTVWLIATLTFIIMKSIPGDPFASDANVLPEEVLQNIRAKYNLDKPLPVQYVLYMKNLLTFDLGPSIQSETRDVNTLIADGFPVSAVLGLQSLVIAIVFGILLGIIAALNHNRLLDHLAMFLAIIGISVPSFILAPLLIKYFAVEWKLLPVASWGTWAHSILPSVALATTPMAVIARFMRSSMLEVMRQNYIKTAEAKGLSPAAIVIKHGIRNAILPVITFIGPLFAVLITGTFVIEKIFAIPGLGKYFVDSIFNRDYPVILGTTVFFSTILVITLFLIDISYRLIDPRIKLTSKGD; this is encoded by the coding sequence ATGTATATTGTCAAGCGCCTGTTAACAATGATTGTTACGGTTTGGCTCATCGCTACGTTGACATTTATTATTATGAAATCTATTCCTGGCGATCCGTTTGCCTCAGACGCCAACGTATTACCAGAGGAAGTTTTGCAAAATATTAGAGCGAAATATAACTTGGATAAACCGTTGCCTGTTCAGTATGTGTTATATATGAAAAATTTATTAACGTTTGATTTAGGGCCGTCGATTCAGTCGGAAACAAGGGATGTCAATACATTGATTGCTGATGGATTCCCTGTTTCTGCCGTTCTCGGATTGCAATCATTGGTGATTGCGATTGTGTTTGGAATATTGCTAGGGATTATCGCTGCGTTAAACCATAACCGGTTGCTTGATCACCTGGCCATGTTTTTGGCGATTATCGGCATTTCCGTTCCAAGTTTTATTTTAGCGCCTTTGCTAATCAAATATTTCGCAGTTGAATGGAAGTTATTACCTGTAGCATCTTGGGGAACATGGGCACATTCGATTTTGCCATCTGTCGCTTTAGCCACTACCCCAATGGCAGTCATCGCCCGTTTTATGCGTTCTAGCATGTTGGAAGTAATGCGGCAAAATTATATTAAAACAGCGGAAGCAAAAGGACTGTCCCCTGCAGCCATTGTTATTAAGCATGGTATCCGAAATGCGATTTTACCAGTCATTACATTTATTGGTCCATTATTTGCTGTTTTAATTACAGGCACCTTTGTGATTGAGAAAATTTTTGCCATACCAGGGCTTGGAAAGTATTTTGTCGACAGCATTTTTAACCGTGACTATCCCGTTATTTTAGGGACAACCGTGTTTTTTAGCACAATTCTAGTCATTACGTTGTTTCTTATCGATATTTCTTACCGCCTGATTGATCCAAGAATTAAGTTAACGAGTAAGGGGGACTAA
- a CDS encoding M55 family metallopeptidase, translating to MKFFISADMEGISGVATNQQLKTNSEYQRFRKLMTQDVNAAIEGAFLGGATEVVVADGHGNMSNILIEELDPRARLISGSNRVMCQLEGLDDSFDGIMFVGHHGRENGSERTIISHSLAGICVNEIKINGHVVGETEMSAFVAGYYGVPAIFISGDDAYVNEVRKTLPHVEAVVVKRGLDRFAAELLHPVKAHELIKEKAKKAVQKAKQCPPLKIEGPVTFEIEFKGPNQATMTTTLPTVTLIGPRTITFTCDDIVTAYKHMWGCVIIAMTATNGVLGHVNA from the coding sequence ATGAAATTTTTTATCTCAGCGGACATGGAAGGAATTTCGGGAGTTGCGACTAACCAGCAGCTAAAAACAAATAGCGAGTACCAGCGGTTTCGCAAGCTTATGACGCAAGATGTGAATGCTGCCATTGAGGGAGCATTTCTTGGAGGAGCAACGGAAGTGGTGGTTGCTGATGGCCATGGAAACATGTCTAACATTCTCATTGAAGAGTTAGATCCAAGAGCCCGACTTATTTCCGGCAGCAATCGAGTCATGTGCCAGCTTGAGGGGCTTGACGACAGTTTTGACGGCATTATGTTTGTCGGCCACCATGGGCGTGAGAATGGTTCGGAAAGAACGATCATCAGCCACAGTTTAGCGGGAATTTGTGTTAACGAAATTAAGATTAACGGCCATGTTGTTGGCGAAACGGAGATGAGTGCATTCGTAGCTGGTTATTATGGCGTTCCTGCCATTTTTATTTCCGGAGATGATGCGTATGTCAATGAAGTCCGCAAAACATTGCCGCATGTGGAAGCAGTGGTAGTAAAACGCGGGCTTGACCGTTTTGCGGCAGAATTGCTCCATCCTGTAAAAGCGCACGAGTTGATTAAAGAAAAAGCAAAAAAGGCCGTGCAAAAAGCAAAGCAATGTCCGCCGTTGAAAATCGAAGGGCCTGTCACATTCGAAATCGAATTTAAAGGGCCAAATCAAGCAACGATGACCACAACGCTTCCAACAGTCACATTGATAGGCCCCCGGACCATTACGTTTACGTGTGATGATATTGTCACTGCTTATAAGCATATGTGGGGATGTGTCATCATTGCGATGACAGCAACAAATGGAGTATTAGGGCACGTAAATGCTTAA
- a CDS encoding DUF3899 domain-containing protein, with product MLLYFSTLFCTAVVLLLAKMIYGVSTLAFINQCFLYGLAILAAGICVFIYQTGFFHFFFKGFQQIYQFIVPKPKILLREEERLANDVWWKERRSRMLNNAKKILLGIGTGSILISLTYLFFYYGKNF from the coding sequence ATGCTGCTGTATTTTAGCACATTGTTTTGCACTGCTGTTGTTTTGCTGCTGGCGAAGATGATATATGGGGTCAGTACGCTTGCTTTTATTAATCAGTGCTTTTTATATGGCCTTGCTATACTGGCTGCTGGCATATGTGTTTTTATTTATCAAACAGGTTTTTTTCATTTTTTCTTCAAAGGATTTCAGCAAATATACCAGTTTATTGTGCCTAAACCAAAGATACTGCTTCGTGAAGAAGAAAGACTGGCTAATGACGTTTGGTGGAAAGAGCGGAGAAGCCGAATGCTCAATAATGCCAAAAAAATTCTGTTAGGCATTGGCACAGGTTCTATATTGATATCTTTAACCTATCTATTTTTCTACTATGGAAAAAATTTTTAA
- a CDS encoding amidohydrolase yields MIVIHGGTLLVGNGEKIENACIVVENGKIKEVEHQVQKHPFCHGAHIIDATGKFITPGLIDVHTHLGVHEEGIGKEGHDFNEISSPATPHVRAIDGINPKDKGFDDARRAGVTTVQVMPGSANVIGGEMVVIKTAGQTVDEMVVRNPSGMKAAFGENPKRFYGDKGKLPTTRMGIAALFREQFIQAQTYLQKVENGKEVDRDLKMENLAKVLKKEMPLRVHAHRADDIMTVIRLAKEFGFTYTIEHCTEGHHVARYLAENRIQVSVGPTMSTRSKVELADKGWHTLLALRDAGVPFSITTDHPVVGIEHLMTSAILAVKHGLEESLALQAITLNAAKHLGIEDRVGSVEVGKDADIVIWSGDPFDLRQNVEMTMINGRIVFQRD; encoded by the coding sequence ATGATTGTTATTCATGGCGGCACACTGTTAGTAGGAAACGGGGAAAAAATCGAAAATGCTTGCATTGTCGTAGAAAACGGGAAAATTAAAGAGGTAGAGCATCAAGTACAAAAACATCCCTTCTGTCATGGTGCTCATATCATTGATGCGACAGGAAAATTTATTACACCAGGCTTAATTGACGTTCATACCCATCTTGGCGTCCATGAAGAAGGCATTGGAAAAGAAGGACATGACTTTAATGAAATTAGTTCTCCAGCTACTCCCCATGTGAGAGCGATCGATGGAATTAATCCAAAAGATAAAGGATTTGATGATGCAAGAAGAGCAGGAGTAACTACTGTGCAAGTGATGCCGGGAAGCGCTAACGTCATTGGCGGAGAAATGGTGGTTATCAAAACAGCGGGGCAAACTGTTGATGAAATGGTCGTGAGAAACCCTTCCGGAATGAAAGCGGCTTTTGGTGAAAATCCAAAACGGTTCTATGGGGATAAAGGAAAACTCCCAACAACAAGAATGGGAATTGCCGCCCTGTTTCGCGAACAGTTTATTCAAGCGCAAACATATCTGCAAAAAGTAGAGAATGGAAAAGAAGTCGATCGTGATTTAAAAATGGAAAATTTAGCAAAAGTATTAAAAAAAGAAATGCCGCTGCGCGTTCACGCACACCGTGCGGATGACATTATGACGGTAATTCGTTTGGCAAAAGAATTTGGTTTTACATATACGATTGAGCATTGCACCGAAGGTCATCATGTCGCCCGTTACCTCGCAGAAAACAGAATACAGGTATCCGTCGGCCCAACCATGTCTACCCGTTCAAAAGTTGAGCTTGCCGATAAAGGTTGGCATACACTGCTTGCTTTACGCGATGCCGGAGTGCCTTTTTCGATTACAACAGACCACCCTGTCGTCGGTATTGAACATTTAATGACAAGCGCGATTCTTGCCGTCAAACACGGGCTTGAAGAATCCCTTGCCCTGCAGGCGATTACATTAAATGCGGCAAAACATTTGGGAATCGAGGATCGCGTCGGTTCGGTGGAAGTCGGGAAAGACGCGGATATTGTCATTTGGAGCGGCGACCCATTCGATTTGCGGCAAAACGTGGAAATGACGATGATTAACGGACGTATCGTATTTCAAAGAGACTAA
- a CDS encoding ABC transporter permease: MIPQKEDALFRPIDRSRLEADVIQRPSLSFGKQVLINIVKNKMAMLGAILLLSIVIMAIVGPHLVPYSYSEQNLANGSQPPSSKHWFGTDDLGRDMWSRTWYGARISLTVGLVAALIDLVIGVLVGGISGYMAGRGKLGDRVDNILMRIVEILYGIPYLLIVILLMVIMEPGLWTIIIALSITGWVGMARIIRGQILQLKQQEYVMAAQKLGTSHTKIIFRHLLPNTLGIIIVNLTFTIPQAIFAESFLSFLGLGVQAPFASWGTMANDALGVILNGQWWRLFFPGFMIALTMFAFNVFGDGLQDALDPRTGK; encoded by the coding sequence ATGATTCCACAAAAAGAAGATGCTTTATTTCGCCCCATTGATCGCAGCAGGCTCGAAGCTGACGTCATTCAAAGACCAAGTCTTAGCTTTGGGAAACAGGTCCTTATCAATATTGTTAAAAATAAAATGGCGATGCTGGGAGCGATTCTTTTATTATCTATTGTCATTATGGCGATTGTTGGTCCCCACCTAGTTCCATACAGCTATTCCGAGCAGAATTTGGCGAATGGCAGCCAGCCTCCTTCCAGCAAGCATTGGTTTGGAACGGATGATTTAGGAAGGGATATGTGGTCACGAACTTGGTATGGGGCGCGCATATCGCTGACCGTTGGGCTTGTCGCTGCGTTAATTGATCTAGTGATAGGAGTGCTGGTGGGCGGAATATCAGGATATATGGCGGGACGAGGAAAACTTGGGGATCGTGTTGACAATATCTTAATGAGGATTGTGGAAATATTATACGGCATTCCGTATCTGTTAATTGTGATTTTGTTGATGGTCATTATGGAGCCGGGATTATGGACGATCATTATTGCACTTTCGATTACAGGATGGGTAGGGATGGCCCGAATTATTAGAGGGCAAATTCTTCAGCTAAAGCAGCAAGAGTATGTGATGGCGGCCCAAAAATTAGGAACGTCACACACGAAAATCATTTTCCGCCATTTGTTGCCTAATACATTAGGAATTATCATTGTCAATTTAACTTTTACGATTCCACAAGCGATCTTTGCTGAATCGTTTTTAAGCTTTTTAGGATTAGGAGTACAAGCTCCGTTTGCAAGCTGGGGAACGATGGCAAACGATGCTTTAGGGGTTATTTTAAACGGGCAATGGTGGAGACTGTTTTTCCCTGGGTTTATGATTGCTTTGACCATGTTTGCATTTAACGTATTTGGGGATGGCTTACAAGATGCGCTAGATCCAAGAACAGGAAAATAG